Proteins found in one Labrenzia sp. VG12 genomic segment:
- a CDS encoding Tm-1-like ATP-binding domain-containing protein, which yields MTKTILSIGTYDTKNAELEFIEQTIRDQGGAVLTMDVSVLGDPEAPTDISKHDVARAGGMSIEDVIAQGDENKAFQVMARGAAKLVAEGHAQGRFDGMIALGGTMGTDLALDCAQALPMGVPKFIVSTVSFSPLIPPERLAPDIQMILWAGGLYGLNGICKSSLAQAAGAVLGAAKAAQPPDRSKPLVGMTSLGSSCLSYMKVLKPALEERGFEVAVFHSTGMGGMAFESLAREGAFCCVMDFCQQEFGNMLAGSLVSSGPDRLTNAGRNGTPQIVAPGALDLVDFAGWQEIPEQYADRPFHEHNRLINSSVFNSEERRQWARELVDRLEAASGPTHLLLPLGGIEAWDREGEEAHDPEGLAAFIDETRKAARGRIGVTETEAHINDGEFCEAALKVFDAWVADGTVKTG from the coding sequence ATGACCAAGACAATCCTTTCCATTGGCACCTACGACACCAAGAATGCCGAGCTGGAGTTCATCGAGCAGACCATTCGCGACCAGGGCGGCGCTGTGCTGACCATGGATGTCAGCGTGCTCGGCGACCCCGAGGCACCGACCGATATCTCCAAGCACGACGTTGCCAGGGCCGGAGGCATGTCGATTGAGGACGTCATTGCGCAGGGCGACGAGAACAAGGCCTTTCAGGTGATGGCGCGCGGTGCCGCAAAGCTGGTGGCGGAGGGCCATGCGCAAGGCCGGTTCGACGGCATGATCGCGCTTGGTGGCACGATGGGCACGGATCTGGCGCTCGATTGTGCCCAGGCCTTGCCGATGGGTGTGCCGAAATTCATCGTCTCGACCGTCAGCTTCTCGCCCTTGATCCCGCCAGAGCGCCTGGCGCCGGACATCCAGATGATCCTGTGGGCCGGTGGTCTTTATGGGCTCAACGGCATTTGCAAATCCTCGCTCGCCCAGGCTGCCGGTGCCGTTCTCGGGGCTGCGAAGGCCGCGCAGCCGCCCGACCGCTCCAAGCCGTTGGTGGGCATGACGTCGCTCGGATCCAGCTGCCTCAGCTACATGAAGGTGCTGAAACCCGCGCTGGAGGAGCGCGGTTTCGAGGTCGCGGTCTTTCACTCCACCGGCATGGGCGGCATGGCTTTTGAAAGCCTGGCGCGGGAGGGCGCTTTCTGCTGCGTCATGGACTTCTGTCAGCAGGAATTCGGCAACATGCTGGCAGGGTCCCTGGTCAGCAGCGGGCCGGACCGGTTGACCAATGCCGGCAGGAACGGCACGCCGCAGATCGTGGCGCCGGGAGCGCTGGATCTTGTCGACTTTGCGGGCTGGCAGGAAATCCCTGAGCAATATGCCGACAGGCCGTTTCACGAGCATAACCGCCTGATCAATAGCTCTGTCTTCAATTCCGAAGAGCGGCGTCAATGGGCACGCGAGCTGGTCGATCGCCTGGAGGCCGCAAGCGGCCCGACCCATCTGCTGTTGCCGCTTGGGGGGATCGAGGCCTGGGACCGGGAGGGGGAAGAAGCGCATGATCCGGAAGGGCTTGCAGCTTTCATTGACGAGACCCGGAAGGCTGCACGCGGTCGCATCGGCGTGACCGAAACAGAAGCCCATATCAACGACGGAGAGTTCTGCGAGGCAGCTCTCAAGGTGTTTGATGCCTGGGTTGCGGATGGAACCGTCAAGACGGGGTGA
- a CDS encoding aspartate aminotransferase family protein, translated as MTGLPPSKTSELLDRRTRLLGPNVSTFYDEPVHLVKGDGVWLQDADGRRYLDCYNNVPHVGHCNKRVVDAICQQAAILNTHTRYLHEGILEYVSRLTGTFAKPLSTAILTCSGSEANDIALRMAEGMTGKRGIVATDATYHGNTTLVSHLSRSNVPEVGFGLGGYLRHVEAPDSYRISDPDGRRFASKVKDAIDDLEASGTGFAALIVCPLFLNEGFPTQANGWLQPAADVARAAGGLLICDEVQSGFGRSGSHFWAHQKQGVTPDIVTLGKPMGNGHPVAGVVTRSDVMACFRASFRYFNTFGGNPVSCAAAQAVLDELEANDLQGNAARIGRLAAERLSELAQKYEVIGDVRQSGMVFGAEFVRDRETREPASAFADRIVNALRQKGILLSKLGRYKNTLKIRPPMIFGEEHLDLLIRTLDETLAEMPLVPA; from the coding sequence ATGACAGGCCTTCCACCGTCCAAGACGTCAGAGTTGCTGGACAGACGTACTCGTCTTCTGGGACCCAATGTTTCCACCTTTTATGACGAGCCGGTTCATTTGGTAAAGGGGGACGGTGTCTGGCTTCAGGATGCTGACGGGCGGAGATATCTCGACTGCTACAACAACGTTCCCCATGTCGGACATTGCAACAAACGGGTCGTTGACGCGATCTGTCAGCAGGCAGCGATCCTGAATACCCATACGCGCTATCTGCATGAAGGCATTCTGGAGTACGTTTCGCGGCTCACCGGGACCTTCGCAAAGCCTCTGTCGACAGCAATCCTGACCTGCTCCGGATCTGAGGCCAACGATATTGCCTTGCGCATGGCGGAAGGCATGACCGGCAAGCGTGGGATTGTGGCCACGGACGCCACCTATCATGGCAACACGACACTGGTCAGTCATCTGTCCAGAAGCAACGTTCCAGAGGTCGGGTTCGGGCTTGGCGGCTATCTGCGTCATGTGGAAGCTCCGGACAGCTACAGGATTTCTGATCCGGACGGCAGACGGTTCGCGTCAAAGGTGAAAGATGCCATCGATGATCTGGAGGCGTCCGGGACCGGCTTTGCCGCTCTTATCGTCTGCCCGCTGTTTCTGAACGAGGGATTTCCGACCCAGGCAAACGGTTGGTTGCAGCCCGCCGCAGACGTTGCGCGCGCGGCAGGTGGGCTGCTGATCTGTGATGAAGTGCAATCGGGCTTTGGCAGAAGCGGCAGTCATTTCTGGGCGCATCAGAAACAGGGCGTGACGCCGGACATCGTCACTCTTGGCAAGCCGATGGGTAACGGCCACCCGGTGGCAGGTGTTGTTACCCGTTCCGATGTCATGGCCTGTTTCCGGGCTTCGTTCCGTTATTTCAACACCTTCGGTGGCAACCCGGTATCCTGTGCGGCCGCACAGGCCGTTCTTGATGAGCTTGAGGCCAACGATCTTCAGGGCAATGCTGCAAGGATCGGGCGTCTGGCGGCCGAGCGACTGTCTGAGCTGGCACAGAAATACGAGGTCATCGGCGACGTTCGTCAAAGCGGCATGGTGTTTGGAGCGGAATTCGTTCGGGACCGCGAGACCAGGGAACCTGCAAGCGCATTTGCGGACAGGATCGTCAATGCGCTCCGGCAGAAGGGCATCCTCCTGAGCAAGCTTGGGCGATACAAGAACACGCTCAAGATCCGTCCGCCAATGATCTTTGGCGAAGAGCATCTCGATTTGCTGATCCGGACACTGGACGAAACGCTGGCTGAAATGCCGCTGGTGCCGGCATGA
- a CDS encoding HAD-IA family hydrolase, whose translation MPHDQKALVLDFGGVVTRTLFETHDLTEKALGLAAGTLTWRGPFDPPSDPLWQAMQQDEITERDYWRIRTREVADLTGRPFTKMADFVKAARGADPDAVMRPEALAAIEIACHAGCRLAILSNELDLFYGSEFREKLAFLKDFDVIVDATYTRILKPDPRAYQHCLDKLDLPAANCVFVDDQLRNIRGAEAAGLRSVHFDVLTPRQSYDDALRLLGLPLLTQGELT comes from the coding sequence ATGCCGCATGATCAAAAAGCCCTGGTTCTGGATTTCGGCGGCGTTGTCACACGCACCCTGTTCGAAACCCACGACCTGACCGAAAAGGCACTGGGACTTGCCGCCGGAACACTTACCTGGCGCGGACCATTCGATCCACCGTCCGACCCGCTCTGGCAGGCCATGCAGCAAGACGAGATCACCGAACGCGACTACTGGCGCATCCGGACACGTGAAGTTGCAGACCTCACCGGCCGTCCGTTCACGAAGATGGCGGATTTCGTCAAGGCCGCCCGTGGCGCGGATCCCGATGCCGTGATGCGGCCGGAAGCCCTGGCCGCCATCGAAATCGCCTGTCACGCCGGCTGCAGACTCGCCATCCTCTCCAACGAACTCGATCTGTTCTACGGCTCAGAATTCCGCGAGAAACTTGCCTTCCTGAAGGATTTCGACGTTATCGTCGACGCCACCTATACCAGAATTCTGAAACCCGACCCGCGTGCCTATCAGCACTGCCTCGACAAGCTCGACCTGCCCGCGGCCAACTGCGTCTTTGTGGATGACCAGCTGCGCAACATTCGCGGTGCGGAGGCTGCCGGCCTCAGATCCGTTCATTTCGACGTCCTCACCCCACGCCAATCATATGACGATGCGCTGCGCCTTCTTGGCCTGCCGTTGCTCACCCAAGGAGAATTGACATGA
- a CDS encoding DUF3540 domain-containing protein: protein MGLQTKAEACGTALTTEDTAFPQNLLPGGGALQQAVTGDVTGQADGMFDLVVSGKVMRARRAVSCLIGPQTADTVALLSTTDGLFITDVLVRPERTDKPLRIDATRDDGKHQDVVLAADNLTLEVEEGLEATGKNLSFRFDAMLMTSRQLALVGKKLLTSMQDIVTNAKTLLASYDTSTTRAKNRIDRVSETDQLKAGSLQTQVDTVALTQAETAVFVAKEDIRLDGKRISMG, encoded by the coding sequence ATGGGATTGCAAACCAAAGCCGAAGCCTGTGGAACAGCGCTCACAACCGAAGACACGGCCTTTCCGCAAAACCTGCTTCCAGGGGGCGGCGCGCTTCAGCAGGCCGTAACCGGGGATGTCACGGGCCAGGCTGATGGGATGTTTGATCTCGTTGTGTCAGGAAAGGTGATGCGGGCGCGCCGGGCTGTCTCCTGTCTGATAGGACCGCAGACGGCTGATACCGTGGCGCTGCTGTCGACCACTGACGGGCTCTTCATCACCGATGTCCTGGTACGTCCCGAGCGCACTGACAAACCGCTGCGTATCGATGCCACGCGTGACGATGGCAAACATCAGGATGTTGTGCTGGCTGCGGACAATCTGACCCTGGAGGTGGAAGAGGGGTTGGAAGCGACCGGGAAAAACCTGTCCTTCCGGTTCGACGCCATGTTGATGACCAGCCGCCAGCTGGCTCTTGTCGGCAAGAAACTTCTGACCTCCATGCAGGATATCGTCACCAACGCAAAGACCCTGCTGGCCAGCTATGACACCAGCACGACACGGGCGAAGAACCGGATCGACCGGGTCTCGGAAACCGACCAGCTCAAGGCGGGCAGTCTGCAGACCCAGGTGGATACCGTGGCTCTGACCCAGGCGGAGACGGCTGTCTTCGTCGCCAAGGAGGACATTCGTCTCGACGGCAAACGCATTTCCATGGGGTGA
- a CDS encoding tripartite tricarboxylate transporter TctB family protein → MDVAHIKTLQELFRRYRRPGDIVFAVLFLAFALFLLWKLPGETVWAKRTKWFAQPRFWPAVAVGGMVLFASLHFIGSLCSKRIPGRWREVGFWLVSLEYVLYFLIYVVLVPQIGYLPATLLFTIFLTVRVGEATPLNLVAAGVFSIAVVVIFRAFLQVKIPAGHIYEALPDGIRAFALTYL, encoded by the coding sequence ATGGACGTGGCGCATATCAAGACGCTGCAGGAATTGTTCAGGCGCTATCGCCGCCCTGGCGACATTGTCTTTGCGGTCCTGTTTCTGGCCTTTGCCTTGTTTTTGCTCTGGAAACTGCCGGGAGAAACCGTCTGGGCCAAGCGCACCAAATGGTTTGCGCAGCCGCGGTTCTGGCCGGCTGTCGCTGTGGGCGGCATGGTGCTATTCGCCAGCCTGCACTTCATCGGCTCGCTCTGTTCCAAACGCATTCCGGGACGCTGGCGAGAGGTCGGCTTCTGGCTGGTGTCGCTCGAATACGTGCTCTACTTCCTGATCTACGTCGTGCTCGTGCCGCAGATCGGGTATCTGCCGGCAACCCTTCTCTTCACCATTTTCCTGACTGTTCGAGTAGGTGAGGCCACACCGCTCAATCTGGTTGCAGCAGGGGTGTTCAGCATCGCTGTCGTCGTGATTTTCCGCGCCTTCCTGCAGGTGAAGATCCCTGCCGGTCACATCTACGAGGCGCTGCCCGACGGCATCCGCGCCTTTGCCCTGACCTATCTGTGA
- a CDS encoding homoserine kinase: MKDIASRALSLWALKDAVCEFVAGRENQVFRVSSDRGRFALRLRRPGYRSEAELLSETCWLSALFDAGLPVPQPVPTQAGKLLDHVDGHFVDLISWLEGVPLGSSGQPLALDNPEKVFQALGSRMAELHTLCDAWSPPSDFVRCAWDVEGLLGDAPLWGRFWENPTLDPETAALMSRFRDRARQVLHANAERLDYGLIHADLVRENVLLGKGGLCMIDFDDGGHGYRLFDLATALVKNLGEPDYPNMKAALLAGYRERRSLDTRLLDLFLAVRAATYVGWIVPRLHESGADERNTRFIACARQLCSEILDTSETV; this comes from the coding sequence ATGAAAGACATCGCGTCGCGCGCCCTGTCCTTATGGGCACTGAAGGACGCCGTCTGCGAGTTCGTCGCAGGGCGGGAAAACCAGGTCTTCCGGGTCTCCAGCGACCGCGGTCGGTTTGCGCTTCGTTTGCGCCGTCCGGGCTATCGCTCCGAGGCCGAACTTCTCTCCGAAACGTGCTGGCTGTCCGCACTCTTTGACGCTGGATTGCCTGTGCCGCAACCGGTGCCGACGCAGGCCGGAAAGCTGCTGGATCACGTCGACGGCCATTTCGTGGACCTGATTTCCTGGCTCGAAGGTGTGCCGCTTGGCAGCAGCGGTCAACCGCTTGCATTGGACAATCCGGAAAAAGTCTTTCAGGCACTCGGGAGCCGGATGGCCGAGCTTCACACGCTGTGTGATGCCTGGTCTCCGCCAAGCGATTTTGTGCGATGCGCCTGGGACGTGGAGGGCTTGCTTGGTGATGCGCCGCTTTGGGGCCGGTTCTGGGAAAATCCAACGCTTGACCCGGAAACCGCGGCGCTGATGTCCAGATTTCGCGACCGGGCCCGGCAGGTCCTTCATGCCAATGCAGAAAGGCTCGACTACGGCCTGATACACGCAGATCTGGTGCGAGAGAATGTCCTGCTCGGGAAGGGCGGCTTGTGCATGATCGACTTCGATGACGGCGGGCATGGCTACCGACTGTTCGATCTGGCGACAGCGCTGGTCAAAAATCTCGGCGAGCCGGACTACCCGAACATGAAAGCCGCGCTGCTGGCGGGGTATCGGGAGAGGCGATCGCTGGACACAAGGCTGCTGGACCTGTTCCTCGCGGTGCGCGCTGCAACCTATGTGGGATGGATCGTCCCGAGGCTGCATGAAAGCGGGGCGGACGAACGCAACACCCGCTTCATAGCCTGTGCCCGGCAATTGTGTTCTGAAATTCTCGATACATCTGAAACCGTTTGA
- a CDS encoding tripartite tricarboxylate transporter substrate binding protein: protein MRKHAIALTAATLMSVTAALAEYPEKPVSFVVPWPPGDLEDVLTRLIADKFQEMYGVPAAVVNKPGGGGGPFPGAVEVATAPADGYTIGSFVTDVPIGGPQIGIPELSPNPFEPIGIFMTYPFVIAAGADAPYNTWEELAAYAKDNDVALGHFGAPLPPTQITFAAARTSGFDFASDAAFDELNCNTLASGDVDVINTTLQLVQPCLGDIKVLASVGKERTALTPAVPTVQEINPELSVSLWNGLFVHKDVPEEARLKISEAAREALKSPQALDLIGQTGVLIYWQDPVQSAQQIEADAAVLGKISELLEQ from the coding sequence ATGAGGAAACATGCCATCGCCCTGACGGCGGCGACCCTGATGTCCGTGACGGCCGCGCTGGCCGAATATCCGGAGAAGCCGGTGTCCTTTGTCGTGCCCTGGCCTCCGGGCGATCTTGAGGATGTGCTGACGCGCCTGATCGCGGACAAGTTCCAGGAGATGTACGGCGTTCCGGCTGCCGTGGTGAACAAGCCGGGCGGCGGCGGTGGTCCGTTCCCGGGTGCTGTCGAGGTCGCGACCGCGCCGGCAGATGGGTATACGATCGGATCCTTCGTCACCGACGTGCCGATCGGCGGGCCGCAGATCGGCATTCCGGAGCTGTCGCCCAACCCGTTCGAGCCGATCGGCATTTTCATGACCTATCCGTTCGTCATCGCGGCCGGCGCGGATGCGCCGTACAACACCTGGGAGGAACTGGCGGCTTACGCGAAGGACAACGACGTCGCGCTCGGCCATTTCGGTGCACCTTTGCCGCCGACCCAGATCACCTTTGCTGCGGCCAGGACATCCGGCTTTGACTTCGCCAGCGATGCGGCCTTCGACGAGCTGAACTGCAACACCTTGGCGTCCGGCGATGTCGATGTGATCAACACAACGCTGCAGCTGGTGCAGCCCTGCCTTGGCGATATCAAGGTGCTGGCAAGCGTCGGCAAGGAGCGCACGGCCCTGACGCCGGCCGTGCCAACGGTTCAGGAAATCAATCCGGAGCTCTCCGTCTCGCTGTGGAACGGTTTGTTCGTCCACAAGGACGTCCCTGAAGAGGCGCGTCTGAAGATCTCGGAAGCGGCTCGAGAGGCGCTGAAGTCGCCGCAGGCGCTTGACCTGATCGGTCAGACGGGCGTGCTGATCTACTGGCAGGACCCTGTGCAGTCGGCGCAGCAGATCGAGGCGGATGCAGCCGTTCTCGGCAAGATCTCCGAGCTGCTCGAGCAGTAA
- a CDS encoding aldehyde dehydrogenase: protein MLDQSRIDPLRHAAIAERGHFINGRMVPAQDARTLNVLSPIDGRPFTRIASGSAQDVDQAVTAARHAFEDGRWSGATPAARKKVLLKLADLIEQNALELAVLGVRDNGTEISMAFKAEALSAAASFRYYAEALDKIYGEIAPTADNVLGLVHKAPVGVVGAIVPWNFPLMIGAWKLAPALATGNSVVLKPAETASLSLLRIAELASEAGLPDGVLNVVTGPGAVVGEALALSMDVDVLVFTGSGATGRRLLEYSARSNLKRCYLELGGKSPNIVFNDAADLAKAAKVSAAGIFRNSGQVCVAGSRLLVQEDIHDDFVAALCNEAEALKVGDPLDLSSQIGAVHSLAQLESHLRFVETAEAEGAECRTGGQRILEATGGYYMAPTVMTGVKATDTIAQKEVFGPVLAVSPFKDEADAIRIANATEFGLAAGVWTADLGRAHRMIRAVRSGVIHVNTYGGADLTVPLGGVKQSGNGHDKSLHALDNYVDLKTAWIQL, encoded by the coding sequence ATGCTTGACCAGAGCAGAATCGATCCGCTGCGCCACGCAGCGATTGCCGAACGGGGTCATTTCATCAATGGCCGAATGGTGCCGGCACAAGATGCCAGGACGCTGAATGTCCTGTCGCCGATCGACGGCAGACCCTTCACGCGCATTGCGTCGGGCAGTGCGCAGGACGTGGACCAGGCGGTCACGGCCGCGCGTCATGCCTTCGAGGATGGCCGCTGGTCGGGCGCGACACCTGCCGCACGGAAGAAGGTGCTGCTGAAACTGGCCGACCTGATCGAGCAGAATGCATTGGAGCTCGCCGTCCTTGGAGTGCGTGACAACGGCACGGAAATCTCCATGGCCTTCAAGGCCGAGGCGCTGTCGGCGGCAGCTTCCTTTCGCTATTACGCCGAAGCGCTCGACAAGATCTACGGCGAAATCGCACCGACGGCAGATAACGTTCTCGGCCTCGTGCACAAGGCGCCGGTCGGTGTTGTCGGTGCGATCGTGCCGTGGAATTTCCCGCTGATGATTGGTGCCTGGAAACTCGCACCCGCACTTGCCACAGGCAATTCCGTGGTGCTTAAACCCGCTGAAACAGCGTCGCTCAGCCTGTTGAGGATCGCGGAACTCGCCTCCGAGGCCGGGCTTCCGGACGGTGTTTTGAACGTGGTTACCGGGCCGGGAGCCGTGGTCGGCGAGGCGCTGGCCCTTTCCATGGATGTGGACGTCCTGGTGTTCACCGGCTCGGGCGCCACCGGCCGGCGGCTTCTGGAATATTCCGCGCGCTCCAACCTGAAGCGTTGTTACCTGGAGCTCGGCGGCAAGTCGCCGAACATCGTCTTCAATGATGCTGCCGATCTGGCGAAGGCCGCCAAGGTTTCGGCCGCCGGCATCTTCCGCAATTCCGGCCAGGTTTGTGTCGCGGGCTCGCGCCTTCTGGTGCAGGAGGATATTCACGACGACTTCGTTGCCGCACTTTGCAACGAGGCCGAGGCCCTGAAGGTTGGTGACCCGCTCGATCTTTCCAGCCAGATCGGCGCCGTGCATTCCTTGGCCCAACTGGAGAGCCATTTGCGGTTTGTCGAAACCGCGGAAGCGGAAGGGGCGGAATGCCGGACCGGCGGGCAACGTATCCTAGAAGCCACCGGCGGGTATTACATGGCGCCAACCGTAATGACTGGCGTCAAGGCGACAGACACGATCGCGCAGAAGGAAGTCTTCGGTCCTGTGCTCGCAGTGAGCCCCTTCAAGGACGAGGCCGATGCCATCCGGATCGCCAATGCAACGGAGTTTGGCCTCGCGGCCGGTGTCTGGACGGCGGATCTCGGCCGCGCGCACCGCATGATCAGGGCCGTGCGATCCGGAGTCATTCACGTGAACACCTATGGCGGCGCGGACCTGACCGTGCCACTCGGCGGAGTGAAACAATCCGGCAATGGCCACGACAAGTCGCTGCATGCGCTCGACAATTATGTCGATCTGAAAACCGCCTGGATCCAGCTCTGA
- a CDS encoding tripartite tricarboxylate transporter permease, which yields MDILLSSLSMLAQWQVLVALVIGSIGGVIIGAIPGVGAAVAIAILLPATFAFEPIVGLTLLLGVYGSSMYGGAIPAVLINTPGTAVNALTTYDGYPMTRKGQGHRALSLAYSASFFGGIFSILCLIVLSPLLAMIAPHFGSREIFLAALMGIILVVVAHRGQVFAAGMLACFGILLSTVGLEPAKYTKRFTFDQSWLTSGVDLIVVVLGLFAISQALLLLVDKEHHPGSAKVGGNLFSGLKELLGFKRVAFVSSGFGVLMGMIPGVGEFTAQFLSYTHAQKTSKTPDLFGKGAPEGLIASEAANNAVPGAAMIPLLALGIPGEALTAMMLSVFYVHNVVPGPQLFQGQLDFVIALYLALIVLNVIVLAFLLSSTGLLLKIIQIPTRFLGMMILTLSFVGVYSLRNSVTDCALAAGFGVFGLVLKRLNLPIVPIILGMVLGGIMEVKLRTAMARVKTPLDFIDRPIAAFLFVMILLILVLHVRAVIREHKARKVRELVEDASETSTQQG from the coding sequence ATGGATATTCTTCTTTCCAGCCTATCCATGCTGGCCCAGTGGCAGGTGCTGGTGGCGCTTGTCATCGGTTCCATCGGCGGTGTCATCATCGGAGCTATCCCGGGTGTTGGCGCGGCGGTTGCCATTGCGATCCTGCTGCCGGCCACCTTCGCGTTCGAGCCGATTGTCGGCCTGACGCTGCTTCTGGGCGTCTATGGGTCCTCCATGTATGGCGGCGCCATTCCGGCGGTGCTGATCAACACGCCGGGGACCGCGGTCAATGCCCTGACCACGTATGATGGGTATCCGATGACCAGGAAGGGGCAGGGGCACCGGGCCCTGTCGCTGGCCTATTCGGCGTCCTTCTTCGGCGGCATCTTCTCGATCCTCTGTCTGATCGTGCTGTCGCCGCTGCTGGCGATGATCGCGCCGCATTTCGGCAGCCGGGAGATCTTTCTGGCGGCGTTGATGGGCATCATTCTCGTGGTGGTGGCCCACCGAGGTCAGGTGTTCGCTGCGGGCATGCTGGCCTGTTTCGGCATCCTTCTGAGCACCGTCGGTCTGGAACCGGCGAAATACACCAAGCGTTTCACCTTCGATCAGAGCTGGCTGACCTCCGGTGTCGACCTGATCGTCGTCGTGCTTGGCCTGTTTGCGATTTCACAGGCGTTGCTGCTTCTGGTGGACAAGGAACATCACCCGGGCTCGGCCAAGGTCGGCGGTAATCTCTTTTCCGGTCTGAAAGAGTTGCTTGGCTTCAAACGAGTGGCCTTCGTCTCCTCCGGCTTCGGCGTGCTGATGGGCATGATCCCGGGCGTTGGCGAATTCACCGCTCAGTTCCTGTCCTATACGCATGCCCAGAAGACCTCGAAAACGCCGGACCTGTTCGGCAAAGGGGCGCCGGAGGGACTGATTGCCTCCGAAGCCGCCAACAACGCCGTCCCGGGCGCTGCCATGATCCCGCTTCTGGCGCTGGGCATCCCGGGCGAAGCGCTGACGGCGATGATGTTGTCGGTTTTCTATGTCCACAATGTCGTGCCGGGCCCGCAGCTGTTCCAGGGGCAGCTCGACTTTGTCATCGCGCTTTACCTGGCCCTGATCGTGCTGAACGTGATCGTGCTTGCCTTCCTGCTGTCCTCAACCGGACTGCTTCTGAAGATCATCCAGATCCCGACCCGTTTCCTCGGCATGATGATCCTGACGCTTTCCTTCGTCGGCGTCTATTCGCTGCGCAATTCGGTGACGGATTGCGCGCTTGCTGCCGGCTTCGGTGTGTTCGGTCTTGTGCTCAAGCGGCTCAACCTGCCGATTGTGCCGATCATTCTGGGCATGGTGCTCGGCGGCATCATGGAAGTGAAACTGCGCACCGCGATGGCGCGCGTGAAGACGCCACTCGACTTCATCGACCGGCCGATTGCCGCCTTCCTGTTTGTCATGATCCTCCTGATCCTTGTCCTGCATGTGCGCGCGGTGATCCGCGAGCACAAGGCCCGCAAGGTGCGCGAGCTGGTCGAAGACGCTTCAGAAACCTCCACGCAGCAAGGGTGA
- a CDS encoding IclR family transcriptional regulator — translation MGTITKALNLLNHFSASRPEIGLTDFRKLSGQDKATVHRHLVELTANGFLEQNPGTKGYRLGPAILRLAAVRERLFPARTLVAPLVEHLAAELGELVHVSLREGDHLSPLYHHDALIHGTRVYFDEAELLPLHATASGLAMLAFGPEQLLTDLLRSPLKAWTRHSITSAKQLQASVKEVRENGIAFVDQGFEEHVSSFAAPIFGDRLEAIGTIAVAAPTVRMTEDLKSDIRRHLIRTAAEVTEKLGGLVPTDLQRIWHHAA, via the coding sequence ATGGGCACGATCACCAAGGCGCTGAACCTCCTGAACCACTTTTCGGCAAGCCGTCCGGAAATCGGCCTGACCGACTTCCGCAAACTGTCGGGTCAGGACAAGGCGACGGTGCATCGCCACCTGGTGGAGCTGACTGCAAATGGTTTTCTGGAGCAGAACCCCGGCACCAAGGGTTACCGCCTCGGACCGGCCATCCTGCGTCTCGCCGCCGTGCGCGAGCGTCTGTTCCCGGCGCGCACGCTCGTGGCCCCGCTGGTGGAACATCTGGCGGCAGAGCTTGGTGAGCTGGTGCATGTTTCCCTGCGCGAAGGCGACCACCTGTCGCCGCTCTATCACCATGACGCCCTGATCCACGGCACCCGGGTCTATTTCGACGAGGCCGAACTGCTGCCGCTCCACGCCACCGCCTCCGGCCTTGCCATGCTGGCCTTCGGACCGGAGCAGCTTCTGACAGATCTTTTGCGCTCCCCCCTGAAGGCCTGGACACGTCATTCGATCACCAGTGCCAAACAGCTGCAGGCAAGTGTCAAAGAAGTGCGCGAGAACGGCATTGCCTTTGTCGACCAGGGTTTTGAGGAGCACGTCTCGTCTTTTGCGGCACCAATTTTCGGGGACCGCCTGGAGGCGATCGGCACCATTGCCGTTGCCGCTCCAACGGTGCGCATGACCGAAGACCTGAAATCAGACATCCGGCGCCACCTGATCCGGACGGCCGCCGAGGTCACCGAAAAACTCGGCGGGCTTGTTCCGACCGACCTTCAGAGGATCTGGCACCATGCCGCATGA